The sequence below is a genomic window from Papio anubis isolate 15944 chromosome X, Panubis1.0, whole genome shotgun sequence.
tttttttttaagacagagcctcactctgttgcccaggctggagagtagtggagcaatcttggctcactgcaacctctgcctcctgagttcaagcgattctcctgccttagcttcccaagtagctgggattacaggcacgtgccgccacacccggctggtttttgtatttttagtagagatggggtttcaccgtgttggccaggctggtcttgaactcctgacctcaggtgatccacccgccttggcctcccaaagtgctgggattacagatgtgcgcccgGCCCATAATAGATTTCTTTCAGAGGGTCAGCATGTCTGTGGCTATTAAGGCACAGAAAGATAGTGATGGTACTGGCTACTGTACCTGTTGATAGGGGCCAGCCAGGGTTTACAAAATTCTGAATTATGTGGGACTCAGGTGTATGATTTCGCCACCATCAGGAACGTAGCGCTGACTCTCCTTGGCATACATGAACACTTACCCCAGCCTTTTCAGAATGCTTTCATGAGCAGCCCTGTAGGAGGCATTGTAGTTGCTTGCCTATTGAGATGTGTTTTCAATGGAACAGGTCTCTTAAATAAAAtaggtcttttttgttgttttttgtttttgtttctgttttgaaacagggtcttgctctcttgtccaggctggagtgcagtggtgtaatcagagcttattgcaaccttgaactcctgggctcaagcaatcctcttgcctcagcctcttgagtacctgggactatagcacacaccaccatgcatggctaatttttttttttaaatagagatgggagtgttgctttgttgcccaggctggcctcaaactcctgggctcaagcgatcctcctgcttttgcctcccaaagtgctgggattacaggaatgagccactgtacccagcctatttAGAGTTTATTGTGAGTAACTTTTTGTTACTTCCTTGGCAGGAGAGTACCCTTGTGATTCTTAGCCTAGTAAAGTTGTTGCATCCCGATATAAGTTGAGCAATATTTCAGGAAAGAAATACGCCCAAGCTTTCCTGTAACACCATTTTGGGAGTCTGTGCCATAAAATCCTACTAAAGGCAAGATCCTGCTAGCTTGAGGCCCTTCTGGTATATCTAGTATCTCCCATCCCCGGATTCTATCTGTAACTCCTATGTGGGTCCTACTCGCCTTGCACCATCTACATAATAATTGCCTGCATTGATGTCCTGGTTACTGGCATGTACCGAGCACTGTGCTAGTGCTATACCTGCTTTCTCttatttcattctcacaataTCCTTTGAAGTAGATAAGGACAGTTATCCCCCATTTACTGATAAGGAATCTGAGGgtgacttgaccaaggtcacagtTGGCAAATGACAGAGCTGGCGTTTGAACCCAGTTTTCACTCCAAAGCCCAGACTCTTAATGTATTACTTCCATACCGAACTTCCTCAAGTCGTTTAGAATCtgtccacttttattttattttttttgtttttttttttttttttttgagactgagtctggctctgtgtcccaggctggagtgcagtggccggatctcagctcactgcaagctccgcctcccgggtttacgccattctcctgcctcagcctccggagtagctgggaccacaggcgcccgccacctcgcccggctagttttttgtattttttagtagagacggggtttcaccgtgttagccaggatggtctcgatctcctgaccttgtgatccgcccgtctcagcctcccaaagtgctgggattacaggcttgagccaccgtgcccggcttttattttatttttaaatctttttatttaacaaCTCAACCACTGAAATTtcagtaaggaaaagaaaaaaggtgccTTCTACTCATGCTTTCTGTTTATATGCCATTAAGACAGGATGGAAAGCCAGTTATATCATATGTATCTAATAGCAGGGATAGTACAACCCTTCAGTTATTGCCCTTGACCAAGGTTTAGCTGTGACACTGTTTCCCTACTTGCATTTTGGGCCCATGAGGCTCTAAGTTGAAACCTCAGTGCGTAAGAGAATTTCAGTCATCATTTGGAAAACAGACAAGTAACCATCGCCTTTCCATCTCCTAGAGTTGGAAGAGGCTCAggtccccctcctccctcccttgctATAGGCCTTCATGCCCCGAGGACTAGCAGACAAACGAGGACCTGAGGAATGTGATGCGGTTGCTCTTTTAAGTCTCATCAACTCCTGCGATCACTTCGTGGTTGATCGAAAGAAAGTCACAGAGGTAAGAGCTTTCAGATTCAAAAGCATACCCTGAGTTTGTTGGGTCTATGCTGTGAGAGCCAGTCATGAGATACACCTGTGATGCTAAGCCAGCCATGCAGGTATAGCACGTAGTAGTTCCCCGGAACAGTGGTGTACAAAGAAAGTTAGACTTGGGTTCAAAGTTGGCATCACTAAGCAAGCTAGTGTGACTCATATCATGTCTTCTGTGATGTCCAAGAACCCCAGTGCAAATGCAGTCAAGAGTAGTTCTCCTGAATTAGTTTCCTAACAACTCATTGTGCCGTTTGCCGCTGAAGTAGATGAACCTAAAAGTCTCTTCCCTGTTCTgccataaacagaaccaaaataattttccttattaaaaaaaatacagaacattgCATCATTCTGCCTGTTGTATGCCAGCGTTGGAATCCTACCCTTCTGAATCTCATTGGCTAAGCAGCTGCAAGACCAAATGATATGGAACTGAAGAAAACTTGAATACTGATGGTAACAGTGTCAGAATAGATCACTGTGCTTGTTAGATTTCCTCtgggaaatttaaatttttctctagtTCACCAGAGAACAATTCATACATTTATTACCCTGAAGGTCATTGGAAAGAGTATATAGCTATACCTGGATTATTTATAATAGGTAGAGAAAATGCATGTATCTTTTGTCTGCATACCAGCAACTACCAGGATTGAGACTCCTTTATGATATCAGCAGAAACAAAGAACTATCATAGTAGTTGAACCCTTTGATATCTTTTAACCAAACTGTGGAAGactatatgaattatatattaatacatgatTAGACAAGACCATTTTTCTAAAGATAGTGgccaaagtttattttcttttcatcatggTTTCCACATCAGGAAACTCCCTAGACGCAGCTTCCTGGTGCTCCAACAGTATTTAAAAGACTTTTGTGTTGGCTGCTTCATCCTGTGGGTATACCCAGAGCCAATGAGCTTGTTCTTTGGCAGGTTGTTTTAAGTTAAGGGATTTTGGGGGAATGTGGAATATCCAGCTGGCCACAAGACTTCAAGGGCTAAGGATAGTTGTAGGcttatttgtatttcttacaCTGACTAATGTATTATTTGTGTGACTGGGGATTGAACAATCCCTCACGCCTCAGCGGCACCAACAGGTACCTACAGGTTATGTTAGGAATTTCGGGATTGCTTGGAAATCAGCTCCAGAGACTCAAGGAGGGAGAAAAGGCTGAACTGTTACCCAGGAGCCATCTTTTTATTCCTAGAATCCTGTGGCCATAATCTGACTTATTGTCATGTCTTATGTGTCctgcatgattttttaaaatttcaaattagttgtcataaaaatctaaatttccaGTTTCTCATGAAAAATCAGAAGATCTGGGAACATAGGCTCATACAACTCCCATGGCAACAAGCCGCATGTTAAGTAGAGGCTGCCCCTTCAGATAGGGCCTCTGCTGTCCAGTTAGCTCTGAACCAGTCTTTTAGTAGGGAGATGACTCCTTACCATTACACATGGCCAGCTTCCCTTAGGCTACCTGCCTGACCCTTGAAGACAGAAGGAGAACTTCACTTCTTGGTGTCTGCCCTCTAGACAGGATGGAACTAAATATGGATCTGACTTACGGGGCTGGAGGGCTGAAGTGTCCTCCACTCTGATACAGGTACATGCCAGCTTATGCCCATGATCCCAAGAAAGTTCCAGGCCTTCTCTTCTGACGACTGCTTTTGTTAATTTGTAATTAACAAAGCCTTTCTATGATTTTTCTTTGGGGTCAAAGATCTCAGTTTACCCCATTGTTTGATTTTGAAGccttttatctttttgtctttctgcaGGTAATTAAATGTCGTAATGAGATCATGCACTCTTCAGAGATGAAAGTATCTTCTACGTGGCTTCGAGATTTTCAGATGAAGATCCAAAATTTTCTGAATGAATTCAGGAACATCCCAGAGATTGTGGCAGTATACTCCAGAATAGAACAGGTAAAAATCATGTTTAATAGTTCTGGCATACAGAATGAAGggacagaaaacaacaacagccaCACATTTAGAATTTGAAGTTTATTAGATTTAACCTAAATGTTAGAATGTAAGCAGGGGAAAGAATGCTGATATGAAATGTGCAATTATACTGGGCTGAGAAACTTTTCTGTGGTCACGGTGCACTATTAATATGGATCCAGTTCATTATGTTTAATTACAAATTATTTGAGTAATTCAGTGGAATGCATTTTACATGAAATCAGTTCATATATTTGTGTGGCAATCCCTCAGCTGTTGACATCTGACTGGGCTGTTCACATCCCTGAGGAAGATCAGCGAGATGGGTGTGAATGTGAAACGGGAACTTACCTGAGTGAGAGCCAagtcaatgaaatagaaatgcaGTTACTAAAGGAGAAACTTCAAGAGATATATCTTCAAGCAGAAGAACAAGAGGTGTTGCCTGAAGAGGTAAAAGAAAAGTGTTATAGGCTCCGTGTGAGTAAACAACACAAAGAAAGATTCTGGGGAGGAAGAGTAGCTCATCTTAACAAATAATTaatggtggttttgatttataaGTCAAATAATTTCCAGAAGTGTGAATATGCTTTTGGCACAAATTAATATTAcctcttaacaaatattttcactttcaCATCAGCAAACATTTGAGTGCCTAATCTGTGCCACAAAGTGGAAAAATCTGGTAAGGGCTACAAtagaattctgaaaaaaatgcTCCAGACGTTCTCTGCTGGTCAGGGGGATTGccaaaaaaaagattttgctaAGAAGATGCTGTTGAGCTGTGACTCACAGAATCAAATAAGAGTCTGACAAATTGGCAAGAGAAAAAGATGATTCTTGACAGAGAGCACAGTACTTGCAAAAGCAGGGAAGGATAGTCTAAGCCTGGGCAAGGACAAGTGAGCACAGGAGCCATGGCCAGGTTTGAGGATGGTAAAGTGGGCTGGAGCCACATGCCGAAAGGTTTTCTAGGCCATGCCACAGAGTTTTGGCTTCATTCCCAAAAAGCAGTCAAGAAAGGGTAATAGGATCAGATACAGCTTTTAGAAAGTTAACTCTTGTGGTAGCTGGAGGTTGGATGAGTGGCTAGCAACTACCCAGAAGGCTCTTGCAGTCGTGTGAAGGCGAGAGAGAACAGAAACTAGGGGCTGTGGAGGAACTGGATTCTGGAGGCAGTACCTGGGCAGAACTGATGGATCTTGGTGGCCAGGGAGATTACTTGGAGCATGGCATGGGGCTGGAAAAGGGTGGAGAAGGTAGGGAGGGGAGTGTTTAAAGAATCATCAATGTTTCTAGTTTAGGACCTGCAGGCTAATGATGGTCTAAACTCCCAGGTACAGGAGGAACAAATCTCCTTTGTCACATGCaaggtataaaataaattaacagtaGTTGAATTATATTCCAGCAAGGTTCAGAAATATTCCAGTACTGGCTGGATTAGACTTCTAGATCACCAGGAGATCTTGGAAAAATCATTTCACCTCTCCATTCCTCCTTGTCCAAGGAAAGTAGTTTTGCTGGTTACCTCATTAAACATAGGGAGGGTTTATTAAATGCAAATTCACGGAACCATGCTCCTTGCAGGTAACTATGCCTGTATTAACCATTCCAGCTTTGATCCAGGTGCTTCATTCAGCATGGTGAGCCCCTTTAGCACAAGGACTTGGTACCCCTGGTTTTTTGGGTGTGCCTACCATGGTACACCATAGGTATTTAAAATGATGTATTAGAATGTTTAATCTTCTCTTTTCTAAATCCGTGTGTTTCGGttcctgtctttattttataatgcCATTAGAGCCCCAGTTTTCTTTCTGCTGCTGTTTTCAGAAGCTAGAGCCAGGAGTTTGTGTCAGTTGAGAGCTGGAAGGGAACCTGGCAGTCATCTTATATCCCCTGCTTTGCATGTGAGGCAAGGGCCCCAAAGAGCTTGCACTGGGGCTCAGGGCTGGCCCGCAGGTCTCCCCCTTCTGATCCTGTGGCTTCCTGCCTGCTGTGCTGCAGATCTTATATACTGAGGAGCTGGCAGCTGTAAGTTTTGAACCCccattatctctgttttacagaaagGAAATAGGGATTAATTGGCTTGTTCTCTGGGTGGAGTCTCTAGGTGGAGTTaataaattctcatttttcaTGCTTTCTCTTCAGCAGACCATGGCATTTCTCATAATATTTCAATTGATCAAAATGTGAGGATTGATTGGCATGTTATCTCAAAAAAGTTGGAAGTCAGGTTTCTGTGTATATGAAATTTGACGTCTTCTGAAAGTTCAGTACCCTATATGATTATCCATGTTCTTTCGGGTTAGTTGCCAAAGTCAGAGGATTTGTTAAGACCAGATTTCAATGAATCTAAAATGCTGTCAATTGTAAAATATACCATTATTTTAGTTacttctaagaaagaaaaaacaatgctgCCCGTTTATTATAAGACACTATCAATGGTAAGATGCATTCTCATTTGAGATGttagaataggaaaaaatgtGCATCCTGGGATCAGGAAATACAGTGATTGTATTATGACCCCAGggcttttattataaatgttatcaagaactatttcttgtttttgttaaaaCAGTAGGGGTAAAGGCGAGGTGCGATGGCTCtgacctataatcccggcacttttggaggccaaggtgaaaggatcacttgagcccaggagtttgggaccagcctgagcaacatagggagaccccatctcttgaaACAAACTAACAAACCAAAAGAAGTAGGGGTAGGGTTAGAAAGCTAAGTTGAGAAAAATGATTGATAGCAGTAATTCAGTGTGACACCTCCTGCAAACACATCATGGAGTGCCACAGAGAGCTTACCATCTCCACAGTTTTCTATTAGTTTGGTGAACCTTAAAGGtataaaacagtagaaaaagtGGGCTCACGTTAAAATACACTGTGCATGTATTGCTGTGATTGTGAGATTTTACTCTGCTGTGGAGCCAAATGGCAGTAGCAGCTGCTCAGCCCCTTGTAACATGGAGTTTGTGTCGGCCATGGGCTCATCTGCCCCAGGATTCGGCTGCCACCTAAGTGCCCTTCACATAGTCCTGCCAGCCCTCATTGCTCTGTTAGGAtctgggagttaaaaaaaaaaatccaactaaaGTACATTGAGCACAGTTAGTGgctaaaaaacatgaaaataattttcacagaCTTTAAAATCAAGACTGATTTCTTAAACCCTGGTGAGGGAGCCACCTTCACAGAGACCTGCAGGGAAGCTTAGGGATAAGGGATGATGACAGCGTGTACTCAAGGTCACTGGGGAAAGGATAGAAAATGGCACTTCATTCGTTATATTCAAGaaatttttattgagcacctactgtgtgccaggcacagttctagaaGCTTGGTATGCATCAGTGAGTGAAACAGACAAAGATCTCCAGAGTGGGAGACAGATACTAAACAGTAAACATAATAAGGTCATGATGTGGGGCAGTAGAAGGAGAAATCCAGTGTAGAGCAGAGGGAGGGTGATCAGGATTGGCAGAGTGGGGACGAATGTCAGGTTGCAGTAGAGTAATTAGGGTGGCCTCTTTGAGAGGGTGAGACTTAGCAGTACCTTGAAGGAGGTGAGGATTAACCATGCGTGTATCTGGGGGAAGAGGATTTGAAAGAATAGTGGGTGAAGAGGTcagagaagtgaagggagaagaaGCAGGTCCTACTGGGCCTTGTGAGCCATTGGGATGACAAAAGGAGCCCCTGGCTGCAGTGGTGAGGGTACCCTGGGGTACTGGAGGGGAGGGGCCAAGATAGAAGCAGGGCGACTGGTAGGAGGCTACTGCAGTGGACCAGGTAAAGGATGGTGGTAGCCAGGCTGAGGGTAGAAGTGTAGAGGTGATGTGAAGGTGTGCCAGTGTGGcatgtgagagaaagaaagagatcaaaGCAAGGCCAAGAGTTTTGGCTTAGGTGACTGGAAGAGTGAAGTTGCCGAGCGTCTTTTGCCTCCAACAGTAGACCAGCACGTAGTAGACTGTGAGTAAATTggacatttattaaatgaatgtagTTAGGGAGGAGGGAATGGACCAAAGCTGCTAAGTGCTTTTAGTAGTTTATTTCTGATCCTCACCAGAATCCTAGGTGGTGTTGGTATCATCATCCTTAATTTGTGTACCTAGAAGTAAGCTCAGAGAGGTCAGATGTCttggccaaagtcacacagctaattaagTGACAAAGCTGGGCTTCAGTGTCCAAGTCTGAATATTCTGCGTTCCAAATTTTTCTAgtactttcagtttttccatctctACTTTCTCCTCCCCctttacatataaacatacaaagCCTTCTCTGttcttaatactttttttaaagccTCCTTTTGATTCATCCTGCCAACCCCAAGCTAAAATAATCACCCCATCCAGAACATCTCTTAAGCACATTTCAAGAGTAAATGCATTTGTTGCATttcacaaaggagaaaacaagTCCAAGAAATGTCAGCTATGGGACACTCATGTTGAAGATAATGGAAAAGAAAGGCAATTTGGGATGGAAAAGAGAACTGAAACcttgaacaaaagaaaagaaactaagtaGAACAGAGCACATCAGTCCTGAGAGTCTGCAGGGGGGGTCAGGAGGTGGCAGCAGAAGGACCACCGTTCCCAGGTTATCATGTGAGAAAGTCTCCGCACAAGTGGAGGGGCACCCCACTGAGGGCAAAAGTCTATCTGGGAGTATGCGTGTGGTGCCCAGGCCCTGCTGGTGCCATCACGGACATCTGATCAGAGCCTCAGGAGGACCCTGGGGTGTGTCTAGGGCAACGGGCACGGTCACTGAGAGCTAACGATGCAGTGCCCACAGTTCCTAACGCATGCTGTGAACCATGTCATCCGTGTGATCTTCATTTCACATGTCTGTGGCTTTCAGATTTATTATTTAAAGCCCAAGCATCTTGCAGGAGCTCTAGGCTAGTTTCCAGCTGTGTATTAACCAGCTCCTGAAGGGCACATTCCCGGTCTACTTACTGACCAATCGGAAACCCTCTGATCATCTGCAGctcctccctgtccctccccactccctgtgcGTCCTGGCCACAGCCTTAGCCAGTCATTCAcctccctcccatccccagcGTCCATCATCTGGCATCCGGCTCTTTCATTTGCTTACTTCACAATAACGTGAGTATTTGCTGGGGTTCCACACCAGACCTACTGCATGGGAATCAGTGACATACACTCTGCAGTTTAAGAGCTACTGCTCTCTTAGGGCAGAGTGCTCCGTTACTTTTCTTCATTAGATTTATATAACCCTGACTTGACT
It includes:
- the CXHXorf38 gene encoding uncharacterized protein CXorf38 homolog isoform X4; translation: MPRGLADKRGPEECDAVALLSLINSCDHFVVDRKKVTEVIKCRNEIMHSSEMKVSSTWLRDFQMKIQNFLNEFRNIPEIVAVYSRIEQLLTSDWAVHIPEEDQRDGCECETGTYLSESQVNEIEMQLLKEKLQEIYLQAEEQEVLPEELSNRLEVVKEFLRNNEDLRSGLTEDMQKLDSLRLHQKLDSQEPGRQTPDRKA
- the CXHXorf38 gene encoding uncharacterized protein CXorf38 homolog isoform X2: MVLSELAARLNCAEYKNWVKAGHCLLLLRSCLQGFVGREVLSFHHGLLAAAPGLGPRAVCRGGSRCSPRARQAFMPRGLADKRGPEECDAVALLSLINSCDHFVVDRKKVTEVIKCRNEIMHSSEMKVSSTWLRDFQMKIQNFLNEFRNIPEIVAVYSRIEQLLTSDWAVHIPEEDQRDGCECETGTYLSESQVNEIEMQLLKEKLQEIYLQAEEQEVLPEELSNRLEVVKEFLRNNEDLRSGLTEDMQKLDSLRLHQKLDSQEPGRQTPDRKA